From Bos indicus isolate NIAB-ARS_2022 breed Sahiwal x Tharparkar chromosome 4, NIAB-ARS_B.indTharparkar_mat_pri_1.0, whole genome shotgun sequence, the proteins below share one genomic window:
- the TOMM7 gene encoding mitochondrial import receptor subunit TOM7 homolog isoform X2, which translates to MVKLSKEAKQRLQQLFKGGQFAIRWGFIPLVIYLGFKRGADPGMPEPTVLSF; encoded by the exons ATGGTGAAGCTGAGCAAAGAGGCCAAGCAGAGGCTGCAGCAGCTTTTCAAGGGAGGACAATTTGCCATCCGCTGGGGTTTTATTCCTCTCGTGATTTACCTGG GATTTAAGAGGGGTGCAGATCCTGGAATGCCTGAACCAACTGTTTTGAG TTTTTAG
- the TOMM7 gene encoding mitochondrial import receptor subunit TOM7 homolog isoform X1 codes for MVKLSKEAKQRLQQLFKGGQFAIRWGFIPLVIYLGFKRGADPGMPEPTVLSLLWG; via the exons ATGGTGAAGCTGAGCAAAGAGGCCAAGCAGAGGCTGCAGCAGCTTTTCAAGGGAGGACAATTTGCCATCCGCTGGGGTTTTATTCCTCTCGTGATTTACCTGG GATTTAAGAGGGGTGCAGATCCTGGAATGCCTGAACCAACTGTTTTGAG CTTACTTTGGGGATAA